In Syngnathus scovelli strain Florida chromosome 10, RoL_Ssco_1.2, whole genome shotgun sequence, the following are encoded in one genomic region:
- the frem1b gene encoding FRAS1-related extracellular matrix protein 1b isoform X9, which yields MAAMSASPPLLLLLLLAGAVAGVIVEVNAGMQVARGRSAFLGKEMLQIRTEPDAHCKVEVVLNQPLTQRVGRMTPQVFDCDFLPDEVVYQHNGSPLLDSDQVLLRVYRLGSSETRVETVVVRVRVVDRSPGLVDLGPTTLGVPNFYALSNAIDRSVVNIRSQHGAACTVRLVTAAGVLTAGQLVREDDPLQRKGMGLFTKPPTSFHGPTDSFEGRDVAALCPGNRACASGTKEVHFLKTNCHDFLSLGLKYRHLSPPSPDLDYIAISVELREQETRALLETQSLWLPVRIVGATPNQPPRATFMASFILEVDQFVLTPITTATLDAEDLEGPKDGLAFNVSVPPPRGYITHLDKHSKPVGSFSWSDLHYLKVAYQPPNSSRPARDNFQMEFRAIDASDAFSPPIVVHVSIRAAETDAPRVSWNTGLDLLEGQSRAITWEELQIVDRDNLDDVVLVAVDGPTHGCLIVRGVKAFAFGVRDLREGMVAYEHSDSESTRDHVVFRISDGRHSLRYKFPINILPRDDMPPSLVNNVALEVPEGGALRLRPAALLASDPDSPDDHILFRVDTLPRAGRLVSRADPRNPGLPVTSFLQRELTQGLIFYQHSGDEIFEDSFDVTLADSHVPPNLSEAYTVSVVVFPMEDELPVESGGSVRHLTLKETQVAFVTRAHLRFSHPEHPHADLTYTITLPCHSPTRPSLMDAGRLIFVDGAAALRRDPTAPALKSFTQVGAWMGGQAVDRSADRACCGPWQHGVDHLKVAYMPPLEDIGPDPLDVRFVFTVSDRRGGALSGLDFNITVTPVNDRPPEAFTNLLRVEEGGTVCVTDEHVLVRDSDTHQSNLKVLLERPPRCGRLELRGQSLGPGDSFTLADLRGLAVRYVHDDSESTEDDAGLRVTDGVNAVLLDLLIHVVPVNDVPPQLNAGLQGELRCPEGGRVQLTADYVAATDRDSEDAELIFMLLRKPARGELHRAGLPVDKFTQMDLLQGHVFYVHTGGEIGPASTSDTVTLIISDGNEGGTDGCCVPLHGTLPVYDLNITLLPVNNKIPSVVLGASALQVDEGLRVCLRGAILGASDPDSTPEQLTFHLDAKPLHGFLENVQPAAGSEKSNAGIAVESFKLDELTSGFVNYVQSEHKGAEPTADRLLISVSDGLHHSASVPVDIVIKPTNDEAPSLRLANFTVKEGGTRELTPSLLDAFDLDAPPDELTFSLSAAPAHGSLKASVSHPGKEASASAIAVMSFTLRQLRQGMHLWYAHDDSESLDDRLTLRLTDGVHSLSATATVTVQPVDDHPPHLLKNAGAEVEPGVRRRLSTVVLQAEDADTPAHELFYLLHATPRLGNLQLESETGPMELGAGQNFTQDDVDANRLSYMPGERTDAAGFKGHDGFSFSLSDLEHQSSLHTFSINISAAHKGDIFVWTGEVRVRAGERVVLNTDFLRAWDGGGRPKRLRYTVTVAPRHGLLHAGTQPGVPLDTFTQMDVAAQRVCYTHDNGQLQRSDTFSFVVSNGERTQVGSVHLSIEEVDRIPPTLEVNAGMRVQDGGMATITAEHLRLSDAQASASKLTFTLTRLPRYGRLLLRGIPLGSAPSLLTQAGFTQADVDGRQLAYRHDPGADPTSRPLNDSFHFLPADGRNRGYLKYGQLRTEPAVFHIHVEHADRSAPFLTALGCPSEVVQLSDSRQALLITSKHLRAADTRSPSDQLQFAVITPPRFGHLENIRTGAYVQGRFSQRDVEGRSLVYVVPADVDVTEDGFLFRLSDPAGNVAVPQIEKCPRQEPARCGGVM from the exons TCGCCCGGCCTGGTGGACTTGGGCCCGACCACCCTGGGGGTTCCCAACTTTTATGCACTCTCCAATGCCATTGACCGCTCGGTCGTCAACATCAGAAGCCAGCACGGTGCGGCGTGCACCGTGCGATTGGTCACCGCCGCTGGAGTGCTGACCGCCGGCCAGCTGGTGCGGGAGGACGATCCTCTCCAGAGGAAAGGTATGGGGCTGTTTACCAAGCCCCCCACTTCCTTCCACGGTCCGACCGACTCATTTGAAG GTCGTGACGTGGCAGCACTTTGCCCGGGCAACCGAGCCTGCGCGTCGGGCACCAAGGAAGTCCATTTCCTGAAGACCAACTGCCACGACTTCCTGAGTTTGGGCCTCAAGTACCGACACCTAAGCCCGCCCTCGCCCGACCTTGACTACATCGCCATCAGCGTGGAGCTGAGGGAGCAGGAGACCAGGGCTCTGCTGGAG ACGCAGTCTCTGTGGCTGCCTGTCCGGATCGTCGGGGCAACGCCCAACCAGCCACCGCGGGCCACCTTCATGGCGTCCTTCATCCTGGAAGTGGACCAGTTTGTCCTGACGCCCATCACCACCGCCACACTGGACGCTGAAGACCTCGAGGGCCCCAAAGACGGGCTGGCGTTCAACGTGAGCGTCCCACCTCCCCGAGGCTACATCACCCACCTGGACAAGCATAGCAAGCCGGTCGGCTCATTCAGCTGGTCCGACCTCCACTACCTTAAGGTGGCCTACCAGCCGCCCAACAGCAGCCGCCCCGCGCGCGACAACTTTCAG ATGGAGTTCCGGGCCATTGATGCTTCCGACGCTTTCAGTCCGCCCATTGTTGTCCATGTGTCCATCAGGGCAGCGGAGACCGACGCGCCCCGGGTCTCCTGGAACACGG GTTTAGACCTGCTGGAGGGTCAATCGCGAGCCATCACGTGGGAGGAGCTGCAGATTGTGGACCGCGACAACCTCGATGACGTCGTCCTGGTTGCTGTGGATGGGCCCACCCACGGGTGCCTCATTGTGAGAG GTGTGAAGGCGTTTGCGTTCGGTGTGCGAGACCTGCGCGAGGGCATGGTGGCCTACGAGCACTCGGACAGTGAGAGCACCCGCGATCATGTGGTCTTCCGCATCAGCGACGGGCGCCATAGCCTGCGCTATAAGTTCCCCATCAACATCCTGCCACGCGACGACATGCCGCCCTCCCTGGTCAACAATGTGGCGCTGGAGGTGCCCGAGGGTGGCGCCCTCAGGCTGCGCCCAGCCGCCCTCTTAGCCTCCGACCCGGATTCGCCCGACGACCACATCCTCTTCAGGGTGGACACCCTCCCCAGGGCCGGCCGGCTTGTCTCCAGAGCCGACCCACGCAACCccg GCCTTCCAGTCACTTCCTTCCTCCAGCGCGAGTTGACTCAGGGTCTGATCTTCTACCAACACTCCGGAGACGAAATCTTTGAGGACTCCTTTGATGTCACGCTGGCCGACTCGCACGTGCCGCCCAACCTCTCGGAAGCTTAC ACGGTGTCAGTGGTGGTGTTCCCGATGGAGGACGAGCTCCCGGTGGAGTCCGGAGGCAGCGTGCGTCACCTGACGCTGAAGGAGACTCAAGTGGCCTTTGTCACCCGCGCGCACCTGCGCTTCAGCCACCCCGAACACCCACATGCCGACCTCACCTACACCATCACCCTGCCCTGTCACAGCCCGACGCGTCCCAG TTTGATGGACGCCGGCCGCCTCATCTTTGTAGACGGCGCCGCCGCCCTGCGGCGGGACCCCACGGCGCCGGCGCTCAAGTCCTTCACACAGGTGGGTGCGTGGATGGGCGGGCAAGCGGTGGACCGGAGTGCTGACCGCGCGTGTTGTGGCCCGTGGCAGCACGGGGTCGACCACCTGAAGGTGGCGTACATGCCGCCCCTGGAGGACATCGGCCCTGACCCACTCGATGTCCGATTTGTCTTCACTGTCAGCGACCGTCGCGGCGGTGCCCTTTCCGGCCTTGACTTCAATATCACCGTCACACCCGTGAACGACCGGCCGCCCGAG GCTTTCACCAACCTGCTGCGCGTGGAGGAAGGTGGGACGGTGTGCGTGACGGACGAGCACGTGCTGGTGCGCGACAGCGACACCCACCAATCGAACCTCAAGGTGTTGCTGGAGCGCCCGCCGCGCTGCGGTCGACTGGAACTGCGTGGGCAGAGCCTGGGACCCGGCGACTCATTCACGCTGGCCGATCTCAGAGGACTCGCCGTCAG GTACGTCCACGACGACTCGGAGAGCACAGAGGACGACGCCGGACTTCGCGTGACGGATGGCGTCAACGCCGTCTTGCTAGACCTGCTCATCCAC GTGGTGCCCGTGAACGACGTACCTCCGCAGCTGAACGCGGGCCTGCAGGGCGAGCTGCGCTGCCCCGAGGGCGGCCGCGTCCAGCTGACTGCTGACTACGTGGCGGCCACTGACCGCGACAGTGAGGATGCCGAGCTGATTTTCATGTTGCTGCGGAAGCCCGCCAGGGGCGAGCTGCACAGGGCGGGACTTCCAGTGGACAAGTTCACCCAGATGGACCTCCTGCAGGGTCACGTGTTCTACGTGCACACGG GTGGCGAGATTGGCCCCGCCTCCACATCCGACACCGTCACGCTCATCATCTCCGACGGCAACGAGGGCGGGACAGACGGCTGTTGCGTACCTCTGCATGGCACGCTCCCTGTGTACGACCTCAACATCACGCTGCTTCCGGTCAATAACAAAATTCCCAGCGTGGTCCTGG GAGCGTCCGCGTTGCAGGTGGACGAGGGTTTGAGGGTGTGCCTGCGCGGAGCCATCCTGGGGGCCTCGGACCCCGATAGCACTCCCGAGCAGCTGACCTTTCACTTGGATGCCAAGCCCCTGCACGGCTTCCTGGAAAACGTTCAGCCAGCAGCCGGGTCAGAAAAGAGCAATGCGGGAATCGCCGTAG AGTCATTCAAGCTGGACGAGTTGACGTCGGGCTTCGTCAACTACGTCCAATCAGAACACAAAGGGGCGGAGCCCACGGCGGACCGATTGCTCATTAGTGTGAGTGATGGCTTGCATCACTCTGCCTCTGTCCCCGTCGACATCGTCATCAAGCCCACCAATGATGAGGCGCCGTCGCTGCGTCTCGCCAACTTTACA GTGAAGGAGGGAGGCACGCGGGAGTTGACACCGTCCCTCCTGGACGCCTTTGACCTGGATGCCCCCCCGGACGAGCTGACCTTCAGCCTGTCAGCGGCGCCGGCGCACGGCAGCCTGAAGGCGAGCGTCTCCCACCCCGGAAAAGAGGCCAGCGCTTCCGCCATCGCCGTCATGTCCTTCACCCTGCGGCAGCTGCGCCAGG GCATGCACCTGTGGTACGCGCACGATGACTCGGAGAGTCTGGATGACCGGCTGACTCTGCGACTGACAGACGGCGTCCACTCGCTCAGTGCTACCGCCACCGTTACCGTGCAGCCCGTTGACGACCACCCGCCCCACCTCCTCAA GAATGCCGGGGCAGAGGTGGAGCCTGGTGTGCGGCGGCGGCTCTCTACCGTGGTCCTTCAGGCCGAGGATGCCGACACGCCGGCGCATGAACTCTTCTACCTGctgcacgccacgccacgcttgGGAAATCTGCAGTTGGAG AGCGAGACTGGCCCGATGGAGCTGGGGGCAGGTCAGAACTTCACTCAGGATGACGTGGATGCAAACCGGCTGAGCTACATGCCTGGCGAGCGCACCGACGCGGCCGGGTTCAAAGGTCACGACGGGTTCAGCTTCAGCCTCAGCGACCTGGAACACCAAAGCTCGCTCCACACCTTTTCTATCAACATCAGCGCCGCCCACAAAG GTGACATCTTTGTGTGGACGGGCGAGGTGCGCGTAAGGGCGGGAGAGCGCGTGGTCCTGAACACCGACTTCCTACGGGCGTGGGACGGCGGTGGGCGCCCCAAGCGGCTGCGCTACACGGTGACGGTGGCGCCGCGCCACGGCCTGCTGCACGCCGGAACGCAGCCTGGCGTGCCGCTCGACACCTTCACGCAAATGGACGTGGCTGCGCAGCGCGTCTGCTACACGCACGACAACGGGCAACTGCAACGCAGCGACACCTTCAG TTTTGTGGTGAGCAACGGTGAGCGGACACAAGTCGGCAGCGTGCATTTGTCCATCGAAGAGGTAGACCGCATCCCGCCGACGTTGGAGGTCAACGCGGGCATGCGCGTGCAAGACGGCGGCATGGCGACCATCACCGCCGAGCACCTGCGGCTCAGTGATGCTCAGGCGTCTGCCTCCAAGCTCACCTTCACGCTGACCCGGCTGCCGCGATACGGACGCTTGCTGCTGCGGGGCATCCCGCTCGGCTCCGCGCCCAGCCTCCTGACGCAGGCGGGCTTCACCCAGGCGGACGTGGATGGGCGCCAACTGGCTTACCGGCATGACCCGGGGGCCGACCCGACGAGCCGGCCGCTCAACGACAGCTTCCACTTCCTGCCTGCCGACGGCCGCAACCGGGGCTACTTGAAATACGGGCAGTTGAGGACGGAGCCGGCTGTCTTTCACATACAC GTGGAGCATGCGGACCGCTCGGCTCCCTTCCTAACTGCCTTGGGTTGCCCCAGCGAGGTGGTCCAGCTGAGCGACAGCCGCCAGGCACTGTTGATCACGTCCAAGCATCTGCGGGCCGCCGACACTCGCAGTCCGTCTGATCAGCTCCAGTTTGCCGTTATCACACCGCCCCGCTTTGGCCACCTGGAGAATATCCGCACCG GAGCTTAcgtccaaggccgtttctcacagCGAGATGTAGAGGGGCGCTCGCTGGTCTACGTGGTGCCTGCCGACGTAGACGTGACGGAAGACGGCTTCCTGTTCCGACTAAGCGACCCGGCAGGGAACGTCGCCGTGCCGCAAAT AGAAAAATGTCCAAGACAAGAGCCTGCTAGGTGTGGTGGTGTCATGTGA